The genomic segment GCGAGGCCGCCTGGCGGGTGCTGGATCAGCGGCCGTTCGACGTGCAGGTGATGGGCGCCGCCGCGCTGCACCTGGGCAACGTCGCCGAGATGAAAACCGGTGAAGGCAAGACGCTGACCTGTGTGTTGCCGGCCTACCTCAACGCGCTGGCCGGCAACGGCGTGCACATCGTCACCGTCAACGACTACCTGGCCAAACGCGACAGCGAGTGGATGGGCCGGGTGCACCGCTTCCTCGGCCTGCAGGTCGGGGTGATCCTGGCGAACATGACCCCCGACGAGCGCCGGGTGGCTTACAGCGCCGACATCACCTACGGCACCAACAACGAGTTCGGCTTCGACTACCTGCGCGACAACATGGCGCACTCGGTCGACGACATGGTGCAGCGCGGACACACCTTCGCGATCGTCGACGAGGTCGACTCGATCCTGATCGACGAGGCCCGCACGCCGCTGATCATCTCCGGGCCCGCCGACGGCGCCTCGAACTGGTACCTCGAGTTCGCCCGGTTGGCCCCGCTGATGGAAAAGGACACCCACTACGAGGTGGACCTGCGCAAACGCACCGTCGGTGTGCATGAACTCGGGGTTGAGTTCGTCGAGGATCAGCTGGGCATCGACAACCTCTACGAGGCCGCGAACTCGCCGTTGGTCAGCTACCTGAACAACGCGCTGAAGGCCAAGGAGCTGTTCAACCGCGACAAGGACTACATCGTCCGGGACGGCGAGGTTCTGATCGTCGACGAGTTCACCGGTCGGGTGCTGATCGGCCGCCGCTACAACGAAGGCATGCACCAGGCCATCGAGGCCAAGGAGCACGTCGAGATCAAGGCCGAGAACCAGACGCTGGCCACGATCACGCTGCAGAACTACTTCCGGCTCTACGACAAGCTGGCCGGCATGACCGGTACCGCCCAGACCGAGGCGGCCGAGCTGCACGAGATCTACAAGCTCGGTGTGGTCCCGATCCCGACCAACAAACCGATGATCCGCACCGACCAGTCCGACCTGATCTACAAGACCGAAGAGGCCAAGTACATCGCGGTCGTCGACGACGTCTCCGAGCGCTATGAGAAGGGCCAGCCGGTCCTGATCGGTACCACCAGCGTCGAGCGCTCGGAGTACCTGTCGCGGCAGTTCGCCAAGCGTCGCATCCCGCACAACGTGCTCAACGCGAAGTTCCACGAGCAGGAGGCCGGCATCATCGCGGTGGCCGGGCGCCGTGGCGGCATCACCGTGGCCACCAACATGGCCGGTCGCGGTACCGACATCGTGCTGGGCGGCAACGTCGACTTCCTCACCGACCAGCGGTTGCGCGAGCGGGGTCTCGACCCGCTCGAGACACCCGACGAGTACGAAGCGGCCTGGCACGAGGAACTGCCCAAGGTCAAGGAAGAAGCCAATGCCGAGGCCAAAGAGGTGATCGAGGCCGGCGGGCTGTACGTGCTGGGCACCGAACGCCACGAGTCGCGCCGTATCGACAACCAGCTGCGCGGCCGCTCCGGCCGGCAGGGCGACCCGGGTGAATCACGCTTCTACCTGTCACTGGGTGACGAGTTGATGCGCCGGTTCAATGGCGCCGCGCTCGAGGCGATGCTCAACCGGCTGAATCTGCCCGACGATGTGCCGATCGAAGCCAAGATGGTCACCCGTGCCATCAAGAGCGCCCAAACCCAGGTCGAGCAGCAGAACTTCGAGGTCCGCAAAAACGTCCTTAAGTACGACGAGGTGATGAACCAGCAGCGCAAGGTGATCTACGCCGAGCGCAAACGCATTCTCGAGGGCGAGAACCTGCAGGAGCAGGCGCTCGATATGGTCCGTGACGTCATCACCGCCTATGTCGACGGCGCGACAACCGAAGGCTATGCCGAGGATTGGGACCTCGACGCGTTGTGGTCGGCGCTCAAGACGCTGTACCCGGTCGGGATCGAGCACGAGTCGCTCACGCGTCGGGACGCGGACTCCGAGCACGACGACCTCACCCGCGAGGAGCTGCTCGAGGCGCTCGTCAAAGACGCCGAACGGGCTTACGCCACAAGGGAATCCGAGCTCGAGGAGATCGCCGGCGAAGGCGCGATGCGACAGCTGGAACGCAACGTGTTGCTCAATGTCATCGACCGCAAGTGGCGCGAGCACCTCTACGAGATGGACTACCTCAAGGAGGGCATCGGGCTGCGCGCGATGGCGCAGCGCGACCCGCTGGTCGAGTACCAGCGCGAGGGCTACGACATGTTCATGGCCATGCTGGACGCCATGAAAGAGGAGTCGGTCGGCTTCTTGTTCAACGTCAGCGTGGAGGCGGTTCCGGCTCCGCAGGTCGCGCCGGTGGAAACGCCGGAAGGGCTAGCGGAGTTCGCTACCGCCGCCGCGGCCGGAGAACAGCAGCAGGGCGAATCCGCCGCCGCGCCTGCCGCGGTGCGCGAACAGGCTCCAAGCACCTTGCGCGCTAAGGGTATTGACAATTTTGACAGTGAGCCGCCCGCCCTTTCGTATTCCGGTCCGGCCGAAGACGGTTCGGCCGAAGTCCAGCGCAACGGCGGCGGAGCGCAGAAGACTCCGGCCGGCGTGCCCGCCGGGGCCAGCAGGCGCGAGCGCCGCGCGGCCGCCCGCCAGCAGGGCCGGGGCGCCAAGCCGCCGAAGTCGGTCAAGAAGCGCTAGCCGCGCGACTCACCGAGCGCTCAACGCCGAGTGTGAAGTTGGTTTCACACTCGGCGCCCAACGTGAAACTAACTTCACGTTCGCGGCGCTAACCGTGAGTTGAGGCATAAGCCTCATGCGTGGGTCCGGTGGTGCCGCGCAGCATCGATGCATGAATACGTTGCACACTCCCGCCGACGCCGCCGCGGCCGTTCTGCACAACGCCACGCTGCCCCCCGGTGACGACGAAAGATTCGCCGGTTTCGGGGTTTTGGGGCTTCC from the Mycobacterium lentiflavum genome contains:
- the secA gene encoding preprotein translocase subunit SecA; protein product: MLSKLLRLGEGRMVKRLKRVADYVNTLSDDVEKLTDAELRAKTDEFRNRLNDGETLDDLLPEAFAVAREAAWRVLDQRPFDVQVMGAAALHLGNVAEMKTGEGKTLTCVLPAYLNALAGNGVHIVTVNDYLAKRDSEWMGRVHRFLGLQVGVILANMTPDERRVAYSADITYGTNNEFGFDYLRDNMAHSVDDMVQRGHTFAIVDEVDSILIDEARTPLIISGPADGASNWYLEFARLAPLMEKDTHYEVDLRKRTVGVHELGVEFVEDQLGIDNLYEAANSPLVSYLNNALKAKELFNRDKDYIVRDGEVLIVDEFTGRVLIGRRYNEGMHQAIEAKEHVEIKAENQTLATITLQNYFRLYDKLAGMTGTAQTEAAELHEIYKLGVVPIPTNKPMIRTDQSDLIYKTEEAKYIAVVDDVSERYEKGQPVLIGTTSVERSEYLSRQFAKRRIPHNVLNAKFHEQEAGIIAVAGRRGGITVATNMAGRGTDIVLGGNVDFLTDQRLRERGLDPLETPDEYEAAWHEELPKVKEEANAEAKEVIEAGGLYVLGTERHESRRIDNQLRGRSGRQGDPGESRFYLSLGDELMRRFNGAALEAMLNRLNLPDDVPIEAKMVTRAIKSAQTQVEQQNFEVRKNVLKYDEVMNQQRKVIYAERKRILEGENLQEQALDMVRDVITAYVDGATTEGYAEDWDLDALWSALKTLYPVGIEHESLTRRDADSEHDDLTREELLEALVKDAERAYATRESELEEIAGEGAMRQLERNVLLNVIDRKWREHLYEMDYLKEGIGLRAMAQRDPLVEYQREGYDMFMAMLDAMKEESVGFLFNVSVEAVPAPQVAPVETPEGLAEFATAAAAGEQQQGESAAAPAAVREQAPSTLRAKGIDNFDSEPPALSYSGPAEDGSAEVQRNGGGAQKTPAGVPAGASRRERRAAARQQGRGAKPPKSVKKR